The following proteins come from a genomic window of Trifolium pratense cultivar HEN17-A07 linkage group LG4, ARS_RC_1.1, whole genome shotgun sequence:
- the LOC123923810 gene encoding ethylene-responsive transcription factor ERF096-like encodes MENKDTSKLPNQTHQTHNNKNMSLISHEIDKSNENKKTSTLKKIPKISNKGQKKYLGVRQRPSGRWIAEIKDSSQKLRLWLGTFDRAEDAAMSYDSAARILRGRNAKTNFPNTHEQDFSILGKNPRAFQLLKHAMMKNHAVSSSSSVYSSFMMPWKNDQLDDAIVEETIVCSVADEGEGSAIGCSGISFGSSKVYSSVVVAPSFN; translated from the coding sequence ATGGAAAACAAAGACACCTCAAAACTTCCAAACCAAACTCATCAAActcacaacaacaaaaacatgtCTTTAATCTCTCATGAAATAGATAAATCCAATGAGAACAAAAAAACTAGTACTCTCaagaaaattccaaaaatatCAAACAAGGGTCAGAAAAAGTATCTAGGAGTAAGACAGAGACCTTCAGGAAGATGGATAGCTGAGATCAAAGACTCATCACAGAAACTAAGACTATGGTTAGGAACATTTGACAGAGCAGAAGATGCTGCTATGTCTTATGACTCTGCTGCAAGAATTCTTAGAGGAAGAAATGCAAAAACAAATTTTCCAAATACTCATGAACAAGATTTCAGCATTTTAGGAAAGAATCCAAGAGCTTTTCAGCTTCTTAAACATGCAATGATGAAAAACCATGCagtttcatcttcttcatctgtTTATTCTAGTTTCATGATGCCATGGAAAAATGATCAGCTCGACGACGCGATTGTCGAAGAAACTATTGTTTGTTCTGTTGCTGATGAAGGTGAAGGTTCTGCTATAGGGTGTAGTGGAATTTCATTTGGAAGTTCTAAGGTTTATTCTTCTGTTGTTGTTGCTCCTTCTTTTAATTAG